In Timaviella obliquedivisa GSE-PSE-MK23-08B, the sequence CTGAGCAGAAGCGGCAAGTCTGGACAGCTACGCCAGAAGATGTGAAGCTGCGATTGAAGGAGCTTAAAGCTTCAGGTCAGGCTAAATCTCCTCCTATACCTCCTACTATAGAATGGGCTACAGAAGAGAAAGAGGGGTTGGAAGAACTCGGTGAATTAGAGGAGTCAGAAGAATTAGCGGAACTTGATGAACTCAATGAAATGGGAGAGGCGATCGATTATGCAGATGAAAATATCAGTGTGACCAATCTGCCGCTCTTCCAAAATTCTTATAGTTTAGACACGCCTCTCATTGAACAAAAATTCCAGGTTGGAGATTATATAGTTCTCAAAGCTGAACCGCGCTTGACTGCTGCTGAACTGGTTGCAGTCTGGAAGGTAATTGCTATTGAAGGAGAACAAGCCCGGATTGAGGCGAAAGGCTTAGCCAGTCGACAATATCCAATGAGTTGGATGATAAGTTACCCATCAGATGAACTGGAATTTTAGATAGGGTAAGGCTAATGACTTTTTTGGCGGGAGAGTTTTTAGACTTCAGTGAGAGCAGTCTGAGGAGTAGCGGCATTGACGAGAGAAAGCAACGAACCCGCCTGTTCCTGTCCGTTCGTTGCCAAATCACTGTGACAAAGATAAACTCGTTCTCCTGCCCGACAGAGTAGATCGAGGACTTGTCGCTGAAGGCGATTTTGGTTGGCTTCCAGCGTATCTGCTGCCGTCCATGGGCAACCTGATCGATCGCGGAGAAAGAGGGGTGCCCCAAAAAGTCCACTGCCCCCTGTGAGCCATAGGGAAGATCCGGCATCAAGCCAGAATTGCCGACGGTGGAAGCAGCGATCGCTGCGATACTGATAAATTGTTGCCAGTGTTACGGCTTGGCTGGCTTTCCCTATAGGGCGAACCGGATAGGGATCAGCCGTGATTGTCCCATTTTTCAAAAGTTGGATAAAGCTTCGCACCGTGTCTGATATCGGCACCTCTAAATCGCCTGATTGTCGTAGCCGACTCGCAATTTCCCAGTAGTGTTGAGCCGTTTCCATCAGTTCTCGGAGAGCAGCGATTTGATCGTAGGGCAGATGGCTGCCCCCATAGAGGAAGCGTTGAATAGCGCGATCGAGCAAGACAACCGGATTAGGAATCAACCGCTGTTGCTGCTGCTCTTTTTGGGTTTCAACCCATTGTAGAATCTCGCTATAAGCATGAGCCGCCTGATAACCTAAGCGATCCCACCGCTCAAAAGTGGTGGCAGGACGGAGATGCGGATTTTCCAGATCTGGAACAAAACAGTAGTCGGTCAGAAGTCCGGCTCGAACCAGATCTATCTGCCTATTTGCGTCTTCGGAGCCAGGCAACTGGCTCAGTAGTACCAGCATTTCGGCGATCGCATCTCGGTTCAGCAATCGACCCAAACCTGGATAAATCAACGCTAACAGCGTCAACAGCGATCGAATCAACGCCGAACTTGCTAAGGGATGCTGGTCATGAAGAGAGTTAACCGCAATTCCTTTACTGGTTAAAATTTCACGGAGCGTGTAACGAGCGATCGCATCTAAGCCAGGGGCAATTACCGCCATGTCTTGAGGTTGAACTTGCCCTGAATAAATGTCGCTAGCGATTGTCTCGGCAACTTGCCGCAGAAGTTGCGCTCTGGAGGTAGTTTGAATCGACTGAATAGCATCGGGCAGTTCGGGAAGCCACAACGGCTCACTCATCCAAGCAACGATCGCGGCTCCCCAAGTTGCGCCCAGGCTATTAGCGGGATCTTGACTCAGATTTTCAGTTTGTTGACAGCGCTGGGCTAAGCCTTGAAGAAAATAGGGATCTGCCCCTAAGCCGAGGCGAATTGCGCCATTGGGATTGTAGGTGAAAGCAATGGGAATGCCTTGGTCGAGAAAAAACTCGAACAGAAAACGAGCGATCGCCGGATACTCGTCCACATCATCAACTAACACTGCCCAATACCGTTGCTTTAGCTGCTGTCGATAGACCGGATGGGGCAGTAAGTAGCGCCAATATAGCTCGGTTATCACGCCATAGGTTAGCAAACCTCGTTCTAGAAGCCAGGTTCGCCATTGTTCTAGCCCTGCCCCGATCGCTTCCCAAAGTTCGGGGGTGCCCTCCTGCTCTAATAAGCCTGCTTTGAGTACAGCAGCAATGTCTTCGGAAGGAGTCCCGCTGGCAGCAGCGAGTTGTAGCAGGTCTAACGTGCGACGAACAAGATAGTAGTCACTAATGCCTGCTTGTTGAAGGCTGCCTTCAGTTAAGAGCGACCCTTGCGGCATCTGCGAAGCATCCCGCCATAGCCCAGTGGCTAGCTCCTGCTCTGTTTCAGGACGCAAGCGGAGGGGAAACTGATCTTTTAGCCCTAGCTGCTGCACAATTAAAGGGAAGAATAGAGCTACTTCATCTTGAAAAAAGCCAATAGGAGTCGCTGTGTCAAACCGAAAATGTCTGGCTTCCGCCGTAATCCGGTCTGCCAAATCTAAGCGATTATCTCCTGTCGCTGCTAAAAACAGAGCCTCTGTGGCTGTCGTTCTCTTGTCAGCCCAAGCAAAAGATTGCCTAATCAGGCGCTGAGTCTTGCCGCTTCGGGTCGAACCTGTAATCCAGACAGAATCTTGTAGCACCAGTCTTCTTCAATGAATTTGTTATGATGCTACGTGGATTAGAAAACTCTTTGCTCAAAAAATTATCGTCTGTAATCATAATTTACGATATTCTTGTTACAAATTTATCATTAGTCGGTGAGGCATCGTTTCTTTTATACTGAGTAGTTACGCAGTTTGAATTTTTCTCTCCAACTTCAAACTACATTTTTAGAAATACGTTCAGCTTTTAGAAATAATAGCTCCAGTAAATTCCGCTAACATCCGCTTCAGTCATGAGAAATTCCTTTTGGGGTTCGATTCAAAGCTACTTCAGCAATGCAAATCAATGGCTTCTTAAAACACCTGGAAGATCATTAGATGAAGCCTATGAAGCTGCTCAAAAGATTAGAGAAATTGAAGACGTTAACTTTGGTGGAAATAGAATTTCTGCTGATCATGGCAACTATGGTGCTAGCGCCCAAAGCTACTTTCAAGGAGAGCTTAGAAAGTACCTAGATATTATTAAGATTCGACTAGCAGAGTTTAAACTGAGTAGCTCGGTTGTGAGGCTTTCTAGCCAAAAAATAACAGAAATTGAAGTTGATGAAAACTCTAACGGTCTAAGTAATATTAGTATTATTGATCAGCCTGCTCTAATTCTTAAAAAGCTCAAGTTTATTGATGAAACTTTAGATAATTATCAAAATAGGGAGTCTAGCAAGCAGTCGATTGTAATTTTGCCAGACTCTAATCAAACTCGACTTAACTCCTCAGGAAGCCGACTTAAAGGAAAAGCTGATGATTTTGAGGAAGCGGCACCTGACGCGAAATCAATGTCTGGCAAAAGCGGTGTCCTACCTCGATCAATTTTGAACACTGTAGGTAGGATTAAGCAAGAGTTAAACCCAGACTCGGAAGAAGAAGTTGTGCGAGATTTTCGGCGATCGAAAGCTCGAACCTTCACGGCAGTGCGATTCATTTTAATTTTAATTATTGTGCCTTTGCTAATGCAGCAGATGTCCAAGAATTTTGTGATTGGGCCCATTGTCGATCGCTATCGAATTGGGAATGAAAGAGTTGATATTTTTATTAATCCAGAGTTAGAAAAAGAAGCTCTCAATGAACTTCAGAAATTTGAGCAACGTCTGCGCTTTGAAATATTGATTGGTAGAAGCGAACCCACAAGCGACGAGGAGATTATACAGCAGGTTAGAGAAAAAGCAGCAGAGATTGGAGAAGAGTTTCAGCAGGTTAGTTCTGATGCAGTTAAGAATGTTTTCGCTGACCTAACTGCGTTGGGTGCTTTCACTCTTGTGATTATGACTAGTAAGCGAGAGATTGAAGTTGTTAAGACCTTTATTGATCAGTTAGTTTATGGTTTGAGTGATAGTGCTAAGGCATTTTTTATTATTTTGTTAACAGATATGTTTGTGGGGTTTCACTCACCTCATGGCTGGGAAGTCATTTTAGAAAGTTTATCTAAGCATTTTGGGCTGCCTGCCGATCGCAATTTTATCTTCTTGTTTATTGCAACTTTTCCAGTTATTTTAGACACCATTTTCAAGTACTGGATTTTTCGATATCTCAACCGAGCATCGCCTTCCTCCGTTGCAACTTATAGAAACATGAATGAGTAGAAGGGATGCCATGACTTGTTTAGACTAGGGAAGGGTAGAATTCTTCTACCTTCATGCTCTTTCCATGCACCAGTTTTTCAAGTTTTCTCATAGGTCCTGGCAGTTTCGATCCCTTCATTCTTTGCTAATTAGCATAGTGGCGCTGCTGTTGCTGTCGAGTTGCTCAGGGCTTATGGAAGATCCTAGGGTCAGCCAAAGCGCTAGTAATCCTAATGCATTGCTAGGTTTGCCAAGCAGTGCGACTAGCTTTAGTGCCAGCGATTATTTAATTAACCGACCTCAGTATGTCATGTCTTACAACCGCAGCAAGGCAATCCCTAATTGGGCGAGTTGGCAACTGAATCAAAATTGGTTAGGGAGCCTTCCACGAGTTCCCTTTGCGCCAGATAATACGCTGCCGACTGGCTGGGAAAAAGTAAATCCCAATGATTATACGGGCAGCGGGTTTGACCGAGGACACGTGGTTCCGGCTGCCGATCGCGA encodes:
- a CDS encoding recombinase family protein, with translation MVLQDSVWITGSTRSGKTQRLIRQSFAWADKRTTATEALFLAATGDNRLDLADRITAEARHFRFDTATPIGFFQDEVALFFPLIVQQLGLKDQFPLRLRPETEQELATGLWRDASQMPQGSLLTEGSLQQAGISDYYLVRRTLDLLQLAAASGTPSEDIAAVLKAGLLEQEGTPELWEAIGAGLEQWRTWLLERGLLTYGVITELYWRYLLPHPVYRQQLKQRYWAVLVDDVDEYPAIARFLFEFFLDQGIPIAFTYNPNGAIRLGLGADPYFLQGLAQRCQQTENLSQDPANSLGATWGAAIVAWMSEPLWLPELPDAIQSIQTTSRAQLLRQVAETIASDIYSGQVQPQDMAVIAPGLDAIARYTLREILTSKGIAVNSLHDQHPLASSALIRSLLTLLALIYPGLGRLLNRDAIAEMLVLLSQLPGSEDANRQIDLVRAGLLTDYCFVPDLENPHLRPATTFERWDRLGYQAAHAYSEILQWVETQKEQQQQRLIPNPVVLLDRAIQRFLYGGSHLPYDQIAALRELMETAQHYWEIASRLRQSGDLEVPISDTVRSFIQLLKNGTITADPYPVRPIGKASQAVTLATIYQYRSDRCFHRRQFWLDAGSSLWLTGGSGLFGAPLFLRDRSGCPWTAADTLEANQNRLQRQVLDLLCRAGERVYLCHSDLATNGQEQAGSLLSLVNAATPQTALTEV
- the pxcA gene encoding proton extrusion protein PcxA, producing MRNSFWGSIQSYFSNANQWLLKTPGRSLDEAYEAAQKIREIEDVNFGGNRISADHGNYGASAQSYFQGELRKYLDIIKIRLAEFKLSSSVVRLSSQKITEIEVDENSNGLSNISIIDQPALILKKLKFIDETLDNYQNRESSKQSIVILPDSNQTRLNSSGSRLKGKADDFEEAAPDAKSMSGKSGVLPRSILNTVGRIKQELNPDSEEEVVRDFRRSKARTFTAVRFILILIIVPLLMQQMSKNFVIGPIVDRYRIGNERVDIFINPELEKEALNELQKFEQRLRFEILIGRSEPTSDEEIIQQVREKAAEIGEEFQQVSSDAVKNVFADLTALGAFTLVIMTSKREIEVVKTFIDQLVYGLSDSAKAFFIILLTDMFVGFHSPHGWEVILESLSKHFGLPADRNFIFLFIATFPVILDTIFKYWIFRYLNRASPSSVATYRNMNE